A window of Halomonas sp. GFAJ-1 contains these coding sequences:
- a CDS encoding chemotaxis protein, translating into MRVTQLVRQVMGNMTVRLSWGLVLATFSLLIVLACGMGLYALHHGAAIVQATSDLQSQQTAFTEFSAQVRWVLIGVVVMTVLTVVVVIWGVTANVLRPLDNLVGYFERMAQGDLNQQITSPGNNEIGRLYNAMAHMQGSLSETVGVVRQSGASIFERSQHIASGNNDLSSRTEQQASSLEETASSMEQLASTVGHNADNARQASQLAGDATLTARRSGEEVGNIVETMQEISASSHQVADIITVIDNIAFQTNILALNASVEAARAGEHGKGFAVVAQEVRSLASRSANAAKEIRTLIDASLGKVDAGTQRVNHAGQTMQDLVAAVQRVSDIMDEIAAASEEQSNGIGQVNQAVAQMDQVVQQNAQLVQQAARSANELESEAARLREAVERFRVSGASTAPLTTRPILPSATPRPAKVVTTKTPVDEWEAF; encoded by the coding sequence ATGCGTGTGACACAGCTAGTGCGTCAAGTGATGGGCAATATGACCGTGCGTTTAAGTTGGGGGTTGGTACTTGCTACGTTTTCACTCCTGATTGTCCTAGCGTGCGGTATGGGTCTCTACGCGCTCCACCATGGTGCTGCCATTGTGCAAGCGACAAGCGACTTACAGTCGCAGCAGACAGCGTTTACGGAATTTTCAGCCCAAGTTCGCTGGGTGCTTATTGGCGTGGTCGTCATGACGGTGCTAACCGTTGTTGTGGTCATTTGGGGGGTGACAGCGAATGTATTGCGCCCGCTAGATAACTTAGTGGGATATTTTGAGCGTATGGCTCAAGGCGATTTAAATCAGCAAATTACCTCGCCGGGTAATAACGAAATTGGTCGACTGTATAACGCGATGGCGCATATGCAAGGCTCACTCTCCGAGACGGTCGGCGTGGTGCGCCAAAGTGGGGCCTCTATTTTTGAGCGTTCTCAACATATTGCTAGCGGTAATAATGACCTCTCTTCACGCACTGAGCAGCAGGCATCTTCATTAGAAGAGACCGCTTCCAGTATGGAGCAGTTGGCCTCCACGGTAGGGCATAACGCAGATAACGCTCGCCAAGCGAGTCAGCTAGCAGGTGATGCGACGTTAACCGCCAGACGCAGCGGTGAAGAGGTTGGCAATATTGTTGAAACAATGCAAGAGATCAGCGCCAGCTCCCATCAGGTCGCCGACATTATAACGGTCATCGATAATATAGCTTTCCAAACTAATATCTTAGCGCTTAATGCCTCTGTTGAGGCGGCACGGGCGGGGGAGCACGGCAAAGGGTTTGCCGTCGTGGCGCAGGAGGTTCGCAGCTTGGCTAGCCGCAGTGCCAATGCAGCAAAAGAAATTCGCACACTTATTGATGCTTCTCTGGGTAAAGTGGATGCCGGTACGCAGCGAGTGAACCATGCAGGACAGACCATGCAAGACCTTGTCGCAGCGGTTCAGCGTGTCAGCGATATTATGGATGAAATTGCCGCCGCCTCAGAAGAGCAGAGCAATGGCATCGGCCAAGTTAATCAAGCGGTTGCCCAAATGGATCAGGTCGTGCAGCAGAATGCCCAGCTGGTTCAGCAGGCCGCCCGCAGTGCCAATGAGTTAGAGAGTGAGGCCGCTCGTCTGCGTGAAGCGGTTGAGCGTTTTCGGGTGTCGGGAGCGAGTACCGCACCATTGACCACTCGCCCCATTCTACCCAGTGCCACGCCACGGCCCGCTAAGGTGGTTACTACTAAAACGCCGGTAGACGAGTGGGAAGCTTTTTGA
- a CDS encoding chemotaxis protein CheW produces MSQAANKAVLAAAEAENREFLVFSLGEEEYAIDILKVQEIRGYENVTRIANAPDFIKGVTNLRGVIVPIVDLRIKFHLENVEYGGQTVVIVVNVADRIVGIVVDGVSDVMTLTPEQIKPAPEFGVTLSSDFLSGLGSLDDRMLVLVDIDKLLTSEEMALVDSTSNS; encoded by the coding sequence ATGAGTCAAGCAGCTAATAAGGCGGTGCTAGCCGCTGCAGAGGCAGAAAATCGCGAATTCTTAGTATTCTCTTTAGGAGAAGAGGAGTACGCCATTGATATTTTGAAAGTGCAGGAAATTCGCGGTTACGAAAATGTAACGCGCATTGCCAACGCGCCGGATTTCATAAAAGGCGTGACCAATCTGCGCGGTGTTATTGTGCCGATTGTTGATCTGCGCATTAAATTCCACCTGGAAAATGTGGAGTATGGCGGTCAAACCGTAGTGATCGTGGTCAATGTCGCCGACCGTATCGTGGGGATTGTGGTCGACGGTGTTTCAGACGTAATGACCTTAACCCCAGAGCAGATCAAACCCGCACCTGAGTTCGGGGTTACCCTCTCTTCTGATTTCTTAAGCGGTCTTGGCAGTCTTGATGACCGCATGCTGGTGCTAGTGGATATCGATAAACTGCTGACCAGTGAAGAAATGGCGCTGGTAGATAGCACTAGTAATTCTTAA
- a CDS encoding chemotaxis protein CheA gives MDIADFCDTFFEEAEELLADMEQHLLELDVDDPDSEQLNAIFRAAHSIKGGAGTFGFSVLQKTTHIFENLLDHARKGELTLRADLVDTFLEAKDIMHEQLDAYRNEEEPNQEAYERICQVLQQIALEEIGQTLEAPAAPAPTVTQPSKAESSKRETPEEGETHLLVALLNVNDKDRTLLVEELEQLGDIQSHSGDDKRYEVILKGGVSADDIEAVMCFIIEPEQISISSVAAGDPAREPEPAPNVPAPASSPAVEEVVSTADNAPAVPKQSDKSSPKANDKPAKAAPKKAASESSSIRVSVDKVDQIINLVGELIITQSMLDQTVSDLDDQSVGNSSLQNGMSLLQRNARDLQEAVMSIRMIPMEFVFSRFPRVVRDTAGKLNKEIELVTEGKSTELDKSLVERITDPLTHLVRNSLDHGIEMPDEREALGKPRVGKLVLSARHQGGNILIEVRDDGAGMDRERLLDKARENGLNVSDAMSDEDVFQLIFAPGFSTAKEVTDVSGRGVGMDVVKRNIQGMGGRVEIQSKKGEGTNTRIVLPLTLAILDGMSIKVGGETFILPLSTVLESLQPAKGDMYAMAGDDVVIKVRDEYLPVIAIHEVLDVENAITDPTKSIAVIVQGEGRRYAMLVDELIGQQQVVVKNLEDNYRKVPGVSAATILGDGSVALILDITGLHRLSRAKKEAGKVTNHPHLAYYKEAEPS, from the coding sequence ATGGATATAGCGGATTTTTGTGACACCTTTTTTGAAGAGGCGGAAGAGCTGCTAGCAGATATGGAGCAGCACTTATTAGAACTGGATGTCGATGATCCGGATAGCGAGCAGCTAAACGCTATTTTCCGTGCGGCCCACTCTATAAAAGGTGGTGCAGGGACGTTCGGGTTTAGCGTGCTGCAAAAAACCACGCATATTTTCGAAAACCTGCTGGATCATGCGCGCAAAGGGGAACTGACCCTGCGCGCTGACCTCGTTGATACCTTTTTAGAGGCAAAAGACATCATGCATGAGCAACTCGATGCCTATCGCAACGAGGAAGAACCCAACCAGGAAGCCTATGAGCGAATCTGCCAAGTGTTGCAGCAGATCGCTTTAGAGGAGATTGGACAAACCCTCGAAGCTCCTGCAGCGCCTGCGCCGACGGTGACACAGCCTTCCAAGGCAGAATCTAGCAAACGCGAGACGCCGGAAGAAGGCGAGACGCATTTGTTAGTCGCCCTACTGAACGTCAACGATAAAGATCGCACGTTGCTGGTCGAAGAGCTTGAGCAGCTGGGGGATATCCAGTCGCACTCAGGCGATGACAAGCGTTACGAGGTCATTCTCAAAGGTGGCGTCAGTGCCGACGATATTGAAGCCGTGATGTGCTTTATTATCGAGCCTGAGCAAATTAGCATCAGCAGCGTTGCTGCGGGTGACCCAGCACGAGAACCAGAGCCAGCACCTAATGTGCCGGCTCCTGCCTCCTCGCCTGCCGTTGAGGAAGTGGTGAGTACTGCGGATAACGCCCCCGCTGTGCCAAAGCAGAGCGATAAGAGCTCCCCGAAAGCCAATGATAAGCCCGCTAAGGCAGCGCCAAAAAAAGCCGCGAGCGAGTCCTCATCGATACGCGTATCTGTCGACAAAGTTGATCAAATTATCAACTTGGTTGGTGAGCTGATCATTACCCAGTCGATGCTCGATCAAACGGTCAGCGACCTTGACGACCAGTCCGTAGGTAATAGCTCGCTCCAAAACGGCATGAGTCTGCTTCAGCGCAATGCCCGTGATCTTCAAGAAGCGGTGATGTCGATCCGCATGATTCCCATGGAGTTTGTGTTTAGCCGGTTCCCCCGCGTGGTGCGAGATACCGCAGGCAAGCTGAATAAAGAGATCGAACTCGTTACTGAGGGTAAATCCACCGAGCTGGATAAAAGTTTGGTTGAGCGAATCACAGACCCGCTTACGCACCTAGTGCGTAACAGCTTAGACCATGGTATCGAAATGCCCGATGAGCGTGAGGCGCTAGGTAAGCCTCGCGTAGGCAAGCTGGTGCTTTCAGCGCGTCACCAGGGCGGCAATATTCTTATTGAAGTGCGTGACGACGGTGCAGGAATGGATCGTGAGCGCCTACTCGATAAAGCCCGTGAAAATGGGCTCAATGTTTCTGACGCAATGTCCGATGAAGACGTTTTCCAACTGATTTTTGCCCCTGGTTTTTCGACCGCAAAAGAGGTCACTGATGTATCAGGGCGCGGCGTTGGTATGGATGTGGTGAAACGTAATATTCAAGGAATGGGCGGGCGAGTCGAAATACAGTCTAAAAAGGGTGAAGGCACCAACACGCGTATTGTCTTGCCGTTGACCCTCGCAATTCTAGACGGCATGTCAATCAAAGTGGGTGGCGAAACGTTCATCTTGCCGCTCTCTACCGTGCTTGAGTCCCTCCAGCCTGCCAAAGGTGATATGTACGCGATGGCCGGGGATGATGTGGTCATCAAAGTGCGTGATGAATACCTGCCGGTTATCGCGATTCATGAAGTGTTAGACGTCGAAAATGCAATTACTGACCCGACTAAAAGTATCGCCGTTATCGTACAAGGCGAGGGTCGTCGCTATGCCATGTTGGTCGATGAGCTCATTGGCCAGCAGCAGGTGGTTGTCAAAAACTTAGAAGATAACTACCGCAAAGTGCCGGGCGTTTCCGCTGCCACCATCCTGGGGGATGGAAGTGTCGCATTGATTTTGGATATCACGGGCTTACACCGCTTAAGTCGTGCCAAAAAAGAAGCAGGCAAAGTAACCAATCATCCACATCTCGCTTATTACAAGGAGGCTGAGCCGTCATGA
- the motB gene encoding flagellar motor protein MotB (with MotA forms the ion channels that couple flagellar rotation to proton/sodium motive force across the membrane and forms the stator elements of the rotary flagellar machine), with the protein MSQGGDKRPIVIRRKKVVHAHHGGAWKIALADFMTALMALFLVMWILSVSSEETRQGVADYFSTPLITAMTGDRGGSSRVIPGGGPDPAHSDGERAQVDMSLQPRPSLQERRFFSDLQERIERAIELDPELRQLRNQMRFDLTREGLRIQLLDTEQRPMFQLGSDQVAPYMRNLLRTIAPLLNELPNDLSISGHTDSVPFAGGYRGYSNWELSSDRANASRRELVVGGLDPGQLLRVSGFADRVSLPDTSSSDPINRRIELLVLLPEIAETIRDPGILSTGVLLPEGDSPEEALLPDMPQADVAE; encoded by the coding sequence ATGAGTCAGGGCGGTGACAAGCGCCCAATAGTCATACGGCGCAAAAAAGTGGTTCATGCTCATCATGGGGGAGCATGGAAAATCGCCTTAGCTGATTTTATGACCGCGCTAATGGCTCTGTTCCTGGTGATGTGGATTTTAAGCGTCTCCAGTGAAGAAACACGGCAGGGCGTGGCGGACTACTTTAGCACGCCGCTGATAACCGCGATGACCGGGGATCGCGGCGGCAGTTCGCGGGTTATCCCAGGCGGCGGGCCTGACCCAGCGCATAGCGATGGAGAGCGCGCCCAGGTAGACATGTCATTGCAGCCGCGGCCCAGCTTGCAAGAACGGCGGTTCTTCTCTGATTTACAAGAACGTATAGAGCGGGCCATTGAGCTAGACCCTGAGCTGCGCCAGCTGCGCAACCAAATGCGTTTTGATCTTACCCGTGAAGGACTGCGCATTCAGCTGCTTGATACAGAGCAGCGGCCCATGTTCCAGCTGGGTAGCGATCAGGTAGCACCTTATATGCGCAACCTTCTGCGCACTATCGCGCCGTTACTCAATGAATTGCCCAATGACCTAAGCATCAGCGGTCATACCGACAGCGTGCCTTTTGCGGGTGGCTATCGAGGCTACAGTAATTGGGAGCTATCCAGTGACCGCGCGAATGCCTCGCGTCGGGAGTTGGTGGTCGGTGGGCTTGATCCAGGTCAACTATTGCGCGTATCGGGCTTTGCTGATCGGGTATCGCTGCCTGACACTTCCTCTTCAGACCCTATTAATCGACGTATTGAGCTTTTAGTACTGTTACCCGAAATTGCTGAGACCATTCGCGACCCAGGTATTCTTAGCACCGGTGTGCTGTTACCTGAAGGCGATTCGCCCGAAGAGGCTTTACTACCAGACATGCCACAGGCCGACGTAGCCGAATGA
- a CDS encoding flagellar motor stator protein MotA yields the protein MLILLGYVVVILCVFGGYVLAGGSLGPLYQPLELLIIGGAGVGAFIAANNGKAIKATFRILPRLKRTKKYNKALYMELMALQYKILSKVRREGMLGIERDIDNPQESPLFQEHPTVLADPHIMDFLTDYLRLMVSGGMEPMEIDELMLHEIEVFEQEAHIPIDAIAKVGDAMPAFGIVAAVMGVIKALTYADASAEQMGQMIAMALVGTFLGILMGYGFISPIASYADRQAKEAEKMLQCIRVTLLASLHGYAPQLAVEFGRKALHSTERPSFSELEEYVRDAKKGGNA from the coding sequence GTGCTGATTCTCCTAGGTTATGTGGTCGTAATATTGTGTGTGTTTGGCGGCTATGTGCTGGCAGGTGGTAGTTTAGGCCCCCTGTATCAACCTTTAGAGCTGTTAATTATTGGCGGTGCGGGCGTAGGCGCGTTTATTGCCGCCAACAACGGTAAAGCGATTAAAGCCACGTTTAGAATACTGCCGCGGCTCAAACGGACCAAAAAATATAACAAAGCCCTATACATGGAGCTAATGGCGCTGCAGTACAAGATTCTCTCCAAAGTGCGCCGTGAGGGGATGCTGGGGATTGAGCGCGATATCGATAACCCTCAGGAAAGCCCGCTGTTTCAAGAGCATCCCACGGTGCTTGCGGACCCGCACATTATGGATTTTTTAACTGATTACCTGCGCCTAATGGTAAGTGGCGGCATGGAGCCGATGGAAATCGACGAGCTGATGCTTCACGAAATCGAAGTATTTGAGCAAGAAGCCCATATTCCCATTGATGCGATTGCTAAAGTAGGTGATGCCATGCCCGCGTTTGGTATCGTGGCGGCAGTCATGGGGGTTATTAAAGCGCTGACCTACGCCGACGCCAGTGCGGAACAGATGGGCCAGATGATTGCTATGGCGCTAGTGGGCACCTTCTTAGGCATTTTGATGGGTTACGGTTTTATCAGCCCCATTGCAAGCTATGCCGATCGACAAGCAAAAGAAGCGGAAAAAATGCTGCAGTGCATCCGCGTCACGCTGTTGGCTAGCTTGCACGGCTATGCGCCTCAGTTAGCCGTTGAGTTTGGCCGTAAAGCACTGCACAGCACCGAACGTCCTAGTTTCTCAGAACTTGAAGAGTACGTGCGTGACGCCAAAAAGGGCGGTAATGCATGA
- a CDS encoding transcriptional regulator FlhC, with protein MSQKSLVDEMHQVQLAIELIELGARLQVLETETDLSRTRLIKLYKEVRGMSPPKGMLPFSADWFVTWLPNVHSSLFYNIYASLQQDTCCERIDAFVKAYRLYEEQIALEDVEPVLGLTRAWTLVRFFESDLLQLNTCTRCEGRFVAHAHSPIHGYVCGICQPPSRAGKTRKAQRGAAGTET; from the coding sequence GTGAGCCAGAAAAGCTTGGTTGATGAAATGCATCAAGTACAGCTGGCAATCGAACTGATTGAGTTAGGTGCACGTTTGCAGGTGTTAGAAACGGAAACGGATCTAAGCCGTACTCGCCTAATTAAGCTGTATAAAGAAGTGCGTGGCATGTCGCCCCCAAAAGGGATGTTGCCTTTTTCGGCCGACTGGTTTGTTACCTGGTTGCCTAATGTGCACTCATCACTTTTTTATAATATTTATGCAAGTTTACAACAAGATACCTGCTGCGAACGTATTGATGCGTTCGTTAAAGCTTACCGACTTTACGAAGAACAAATAGCGCTTGAAGACGTGGAGCCAGTGTTGGGCTTAACGCGAGCGTGGACACTGGTACGTTTTTTTGAAAGTGATCTGCTGCAGCTAAATACGTGTACCCGGTGTGAGGGGCGATTTGTTGCCCATGCACATAGCCCGATTCACGGCTATGTGTGCGGTATTTGCCAGCCGCCTTCACGTGCCGGGAAAACCCGTAAAGCCCAACGCGGAGCGGCGGGTACAGAAACATAG
- a CDS encoding transcriptional regulator has protein sequence MSQSNFLDEIEELNLAYLLLAQRLLSEDREAAMFRLKVDSELADLLVSLNAWQLTKLARTNQLVCRFSQTSGQRLRQIMENPRDQGLSGLHASLLSACEPFDSLPKGGAE, from the coding sequence ATGAGCCAATCAAACTTTCTCGATGAAATTGAAGAATTAAACTTAGCGTACCTGCTTCTTGCCCAGCGCCTACTGAGTGAGGATCGAGAGGCCGCCATGTTTCGCCTGAAAGTTGATAGTGAACTGGCAGATTTGCTCGTTTCACTTAATGCTTGGCAGTTAACGAAGCTGGCGCGTACCAATCAATTGGTATGTCGGTTTAGTCAAACTAGCGGGCAGCGCTTACGCCAAATTATGGAAAATCCCAGGGATCAAGGGCTGTCGGGATTGCATGCATCGCTGTTATCAGCCTGCGAACCGTTCGATTCACTACCCAAAGGAGGGGCGGAGTGA
- a CDS encoding flagellar protein FhlB, with protein MTTPGERRRQAVALAYRDGEQAPRVVAKGYGELAERIMAEAQRQGIYVHDAPELVALLMQLDLDAEIPASLYQVVAELLVWVFELSEGALSHREQLK; from the coding sequence ATGACGACGCCGGGTGAGCGCCGCCGCCAAGCCGTAGCATTGGCTTATCGAGATGGGGAGCAGGCACCCCGGGTAGTGGCGAAAGGGTATGGTGAGTTAGCTGAGAGGATTATGGCAGAGGCGCAGCGCCAGGGGATTTATGTGCACGACGCTCCTGAGTTGGTGGCACTGCTCATGCAGCTGGATTTAGATGCCGAGATACCGGCGAGTTTATATCAGGTCGTTGCTGAGCTTCTGGTGTGGGTGTTTGAGCTTTCTGAAGGTGCGCTAAGTCACCGTGAACAGCTCAAGTAG
- a CDS encoding flagellar protein FliT gives MSGSDAVHSSTPQALLEAYAKLLVRARHMQELANAEQWPELIEQRTHYVTLVEELRELDKKVVLDASAKTRKAELLESILEHDVEIRRRLVARREELGKLIGVSQRQRDLHRAYAPQQGSHDIYDPEGTQDQEAP, from the coding sequence ATGTCGGGTTCTGACGCTGTCCACAGCTCTACTCCACAAGCGCTGTTAGAGGCTTATGCCAAACTGCTTGTACGTGCAAGGCATATGCAAGAGCTAGCCAATGCGGAGCAGTGGCCAGAGCTTATTGAGCAGCGTACCCATTACGTTACATTAGTCGAAGAGTTACGTGAGCTTGATAAAAAAGTCGTGTTAGATGCTTCTGCCAAAACTCGTAAGGCTGAGCTGCTGGAAAGTATTCTTGAGCACGACGTCGAAATTCGCCGACGTTTAGTGGCGCGGCGCGAGGAGCTTGGGAAGTTAATTGGCGTATCTCAACGCCAGCGTGATTTGCACCGAGCCTATGCGCCGCAGCAGGGCAGCCATGACATTTATGACCCTGAAGGCACACAAGACCAGGAGGCTCCGTGA
- a CDS encoding flagellar export chaperone FliS, whose amino-acid sequence MTYSRGGAAYGRGAKAYARVGVESGVMSADPHQLIVMLFDGAQAAIRAARIHMQAGNTAEKGKSISKALDIVNNGLAAALDQEQGGAIAERLASLYDYIARLLLVANLRNDEESLSQAERLLEDIASAWREIGQQQSA is encoded by the coding sequence ATGACATACTCTCGCGGTGGCGCCGCCTACGGACGTGGTGCTAAGGCGTATGCTCGTGTCGGCGTGGAAAGCGGTGTGATGTCTGCTGACCCGCACCAGCTTATCGTAATGCTGTTTGACGGCGCCCAAGCGGCTATCCGGGCGGCACGAATTCACATGCAGGCAGGCAACACAGCCGAGAAGGGAAAGTCGATATCCAAGGCGTTGGATATTGTTAATAATGGATTAGCGGCTGCATTGGATCAGGAGCAGGGCGGTGCCATTGCTGAGCGGCTAGCTTCCTTGTACGACTATATTGCTCGCTTACTCTTAGTTGCTAACCTACGTAACGATGAAGAGAGTCTGAGTCAGGCGGAACGGTTACTGGAAGATATCGCTTCAGCTTGGCGTGAAATCGGCCAACAGCAGAGTGCATGA